A region from the Pirellulales bacterium genome encodes:
- a CDS encoding RNA polymerase sigma factor, whose protein sequence is MEAVLDVLQQTDEALAAEAAREGSDGPAFVALVERFRQRVWRICYRLLGNEADAHDAAQEVFVRLFLHRTRFDGRSKYATWVHAIAVRTCLAIRRGRGRRQRHETTAVGNQLDAPGTRPDSDHLSMDVMTLLEGLDETDRALLILKYAESYSYEELAEIFDLSVSACKMRVSRAREKINQQHGDAMR, encoded by the coding sequence GTGGAAGCAGTCTTGGACGTTTTGCAGCAAACCGATGAGGCCTTGGCCGCAGAGGCAGCCCGCGAGGGCTCCGATGGGCCGGCGTTCGTCGCCTTGGTCGAGCGTTTTCGCCAGCGTGTCTGGCGGATCTGCTACCGACTTTTGGGCAACGAAGCCGACGCTCACGATGCCGCGCAGGAAGTCTTCGTCCGACTGTTTCTCCATCGCACGCGCTTCGACGGCCGATCGAAATATGCCACCTGGGTGCATGCCATCGCGGTACGCACCTGCCTGGCGATTCGGCGCGGACGTGGCCGCCGGCAACGGCACGAAACCACGGCCGTCGGCAACCAGCTCGACGCGCCGGGCACCCGTCCTGACAGCGATCACTTGAGCATGGACGTGATGACCCTGCTCGAGGGTTTGGACGAAACAGATCGAGCGCTGCTGATTTTGAAATACGCCGAGAGCTACAGCTACGAGGAATTGGCCGAGATATTCGATCTCTCCGTGAGCGCGTGCAAGATGCGAGTCAGCCGCGCCCGCGAAAAGATCAACCAACAACACGGCGA
- a CDS encoding MarR family transcriptional regulator — MLDYDFENSVGYWVFATAHALSCAMNEELAAHGITSRQWEVLACISHDGELSQSELAERMHIEAPTLVGVLDRMERDGWIVRVTDESDRRRKLIRPTTRAEEEWARMVACGLAVRARATHGLNEDELRKLRETLKTMCENMHALVSGRVAMPGGQPVNGASA, encoded by the coding sequence ATGCTCGACTATGATTTTGAGAACAGCGTAGGGTATTGGGTATTCGCCACTGCGCATGCCCTGAGCTGCGCGATGAATGAAGAGTTGGCGGCGCACGGTATCACGTCCCGGCAGTGGGAAGTCCTGGCCTGCATCTCGCACGATGGCGAGCTATCGCAATCCGAGCTGGCCGAGCGGATGCACATCGAAGCGCCGACATTGGTCGGTGTACTCGACCGTATGGAGCGCGACGGTTGGATCGTGCGCGTGACGGATGAAAGCGATCGCCGTCGCAAATTGATTCGCCCCACGACCCGTGCCGAAGAAGAGTGGGCCCGCATGGTCGCTTGCGGCCTGGCGGTTCGCGCTCGTGCCACTCACGGTTTGAATGAGGACGAGTTGCGCAAGCTGCGCGAAACGCTGAAGACGATGTGCGAAAACATGCACGCGCTTGTCAGTGGTCGTGTGGCTATGCCGGGCGGCCAGCCGGTTAATGGGGCCTCGGCCTAA
- a CDS encoding DMT family transporter codes for MAQASRTDGTRWSGKTFGRLCVIAAALLWSTNGLFVKSHVFDDWPQDVRGTLLAFWRALFAGMLLLPAVRKPRWDWRLVPMALAFTAMNVTFLQSMTLTTAANAIWLQSTAPLWVFLFSLTLYRDARDSRDLVPLVCGLAGAAVILSFELRANSLESRAGVGVMLGLLSGVAYAVVVVSMRTLRGHAGPFLVALNHLAAAALLAPYFLFVAEPVSGYQLLVLAAFGLFQMGVPYLLFARGLREISGQEAAALALLEPVLVPIWVMLTPGGERPAWWTVAGGALILTGLVVRYVQTKRTADVEMANEQSAKPE; via the coding sequence ATGGCGCAAGCATCTCGCACCGACGGCACACGTTGGTCCGGTAAGACGTTTGGCCGACTTTGCGTCATTGCGGCGGCGCTGCTGTGGAGCACGAACGGCCTGTTCGTGAAGTCCCACGTCTTCGACGATTGGCCGCAGGATGTGCGCGGCACGTTATTGGCATTCTGGCGCGCGCTATTCGCCGGCATGTTATTACTGCCTGCCGTGCGTAAGCCGCGGTGGGATTGGCGGCTGGTGCCAATGGCGCTGGCGTTCACGGCGATGAACGTCACGTTTCTGCAATCGATGACCCTGACCACGGCCGCGAACGCGATTTGGCTGCAAAGCACAGCTCCCCTGTGGGTCTTCCTCTTTAGCCTGACCTTGTATCGCGACGCACGCGATTCGCGCGATCTGGTACCGCTGGTGTGCGGGCTGGCGGGGGCGGCCGTGATTTTGTCGTTCGAGCTGCGCGCCAACAGCCTGGAATCGCGCGCCGGTGTCGGCGTAATGCTGGGCCTATTGTCCGGCGTTGCTTACGCCGTGGTTGTCGTCTCGATGCGGACACTGCGCGGGCATGCGGGGCCGTTTCTGGTGGCCCTCAACCATTTGGCCGCGGCGGCGCTCTTGGCGCCGTATTTTTTGTTCGTCGCCGAACCGGTCAGCGGTTATCAACTGTTGGTGCTGGCGGCGTTCGGTTTGTTCCAGATGGGCGTGCCGTATTTGTTGTTCGCTCGCGGGCTGCGCGAAATTTCGGGGCAGGAGGCAGCGGCACTGGCACTCTTAGAGCCCGTACTCGTGCCGATCTGGGTCATGCTAACGCCCGGCGGCGAGCGGCCAGCCTGGTGGACGGTGGCCGGCGGCGCACTGATTCTCACCGGTTTAGTCGTGCGCTACGTGCAAACGAAACGGACCGCTGATGTGGAAATGGCCAACGAGCAGAGCGCAAAGCCGGAGTGA
- a CDS encoding S1 RNA-binding domain-containing protein, whose translation MSSDQPDPQPNDASVPSSAAANVETSTTASAPPPTNPTSAPPRIAIGSQRAGSRIQRPRVPPALAPRPKPKPVAQPGAAPADGPTVESAPTAPPIAASASTETSHDVSQAPHTTPVTAAHTDVIDTPASPPAPAPTAAPATPAPPKRSPAPASTTWVTKTPVPSIRAELSPELQQELDEALGGLSLDDVLEPGKKTAATADLEPESRHQANIVSIHNDDVFVELGGRNQGVLSLRQFPEAPQVGQTIEVVVNRFDGEEGLYQLTLPNSAIVAANWGDIREGVVVEARVTGHNKGGLECEVNNIRAFIPASQIDVYRVEDLEQFVGQKFPAVVTEARAERGNLVLSRRAVVERQKAAAKDQLLSELAEGQVREGIVRSLQAFGAFVDLGGVDGLLHVSQLSWQRVKHPGDILQLGQTVKVLIRKIDPDTHKISLALRDLSENPWKTVAGKFPVGTTQRGTVSKIMEFGAFVMLEPGVEGLVHISELSHQRVWRVGDIVKEGDTVDVKVQSIDADQQRIGLSMKALAARPGPVKKEEPEPEEAPPPIISKRKTPLKGGVGKGSGGDAFGLKW comes from the coding sequence ATGAGTAGCGATCAACCCGATCCCCAGCCGAACGACGCATCTGTTCCTTCCAGTGCAGCGGCGAACGTCGAAACATCGACCACAGCCAGCGCCCCACCGCCGACGAATCCCACGTCCGCGCCGCCGCGGATTGCGATTGGATCGCAGCGCGCCGGGAGCCGCATCCAGCGCCCGCGCGTTCCGCCGGCTCTAGCGCCGCGTCCGAAGCCAAAGCCCGTCGCACAACCAGGGGCCGCGCCAGCAGACGGCCCCACAGTAGAGTCGGCGCCGACGGCACCGCCCATTGCCGCGAGTGCATCGACGGAAACTTCGCACGACGTTTCACAAGCACCGCACACCACGCCCGTGACGGCCGCCCACACCGACGTTATCGATACTCCAGCGAGCCCACCCGCGCCAGCTCCAACTGCTGCGCCAGCGACGCCGGCTCCGCCCAAGCGTTCCCCCGCGCCCGCGTCTACGACGTGGGTCACAAAGACACCGGTCCCCAGTATTCGCGCCGAGTTATCCCCAGAGCTACAGCAAGAACTCGACGAAGCGCTCGGTGGGCTATCGCTCGACGACGTGCTCGAGCCGGGCAAGAAGACAGCCGCGACCGCCGACCTGGAGCCCGAGTCACGGCACCAGGCGAACATCGTTTCGATCCATAACGACGACGTGTTCGTCGAACTGGGTGGACGTAACCAGGGCGTGTTGTCGCTGCGACAATTCCCCGAGGCTCCGCAGGTCGGCCAGACGATCGAAGTCGTCGTCAATCGTTTCGACGGTGAAGAAGGGCTTTATCAACTCACGCTGCCGAACTCGGCCATCGTGGCCGCTAACTGGGGCGACATCCGCGAAGGCGTCGTTGTCGAAGCTCGCGTGACCGGCCACAACAAGGGTGGCCTGGAATGCGAAGTGAATAACATTCGCGCCTTCATCCCGGCCAGCCAGATCGACGTCTATCGCGTCGAAGATCTGGAACAATTCGTCGGACAGAAATTTCCGGCCGTGGTCACCGAAGCGCGCGCCGAACGCGGCAACCTGGTGCTCAGCCGGCGAGCGGTCGTCGAGCGTCAAAAGGCCGCCGCCAAGGATCAGTTGCTCAGCGAGCTGGCCGAAGGTCAGGTGCGCGAAGGGATCGTGCGCAGCCTGCAGGCCTTTGGCGCGTTTGTCGACCTCGGTGGCGTCGATGGTCTGCTGCACGTCAGCCAGCTTTCGTGGCAACGCGTCAAGCACCCGGGCGACATCCTGCAGCTCGGGCAAACCGTCAAGGTGCTGATTCGCAAAATCGATCCCGATACGCACAAGATCAGCCTGGCATTGCGTGACCTGTCCGAGAATCCCTGGAAGACCGTCGCGGGCAAGTTCCCGGTCGGCACGACGCAGCGCGGCACTGTCTCGAAGATTATGGAATTCGGCGCGTTCGTGATGTTAGAGCCGGGCGTCGAGGGACTGGTACACATCTCCGAGCTTTCGCATCAGCGCGTGTGGCGCGTGGGTGACATCGTCAAGGAAGGGGACACGGTCGACGTCAAAGTGCAGTCGATCGACGCCGACCAGCAACGCATTGGCCTGTCGATGAAGGCGCTGGCCGCGCGTCCGGGACCAGTGAAGAAGGAAGAGCCTGAGCCTGAGGAAGCGCCACCACCGATTATCAGCAAGCGCAAGACGCCGCTTAAAGGGGGCGTGGGAAAAGGCTCCGGCGGCGACGCGTTCGGTCTGAAGTGGTGA